The following coding sequences lie in one Psychrobacter arenosus genomic window:
- a CDS encoding NADP-dependent oxidoreductase — MQTQIQNQQIVLANRPNGVPTQDTFEIKDIAMPELADGDLLIKSIYVSVDPGMRGFMDKGDSDAAGTKYELNKPITSRTVAQVVASNSADFAVGDIVHGRFAWQRFQSVTAKDVEKVDPSLAPISTAVSMLGVPGLSAYFGMLKVANIQAGDTVVVSGAAGSVGSTAAQIAKIHGCKVVGIAGSEKKTAYLEDDLGLDKGINYKTTENMTAAIAEACPDGVDVFFDNVGGELFDAVFANINNHARIAICGQIADYNNAEAAQGPRPMHTLIKKSARMEGFVVFNYADEFDAAKKQLAKWYNEDQLEYTETLTQGFENIPTAFIGLFSGENIGKQMVQVAELDS, encoded by the coding sequence ATGCAAACTCAAATTCAAAACCAACAAATTGTCCTCGCTAATCGTCCAAACGGTGTGCCTACCCAAGACACCTTTGAAATTAAAGACATTGCTATGCCGGAATTAGCGGATGGCGACTTATTAATCAAAAGTATTTATGTTTCAGTAGATCCTGGTATGCGCGGCTTTATGGATAAGGGCGATAGTGATGCGGCGGGTACTAAATATGAGTTAAATAAGCCGATTACTAGTAGAACCGTAGCGCAAGTAGTGGCTAGCAACAGTGCTGACTTTGCCGTAGGCGATATTGTACACGGTCGTTTCGCTTGGCAGAGATTCCAAAGCGTCACTGCCAAAGACGTTGAAAAAGTCGACCCTAGCCTTGCCCCAATCTCAACTGCTGTGAGTATGCTAGGCGTACCGGGCTTGTCCGCTTATTTTGGCATGCTCAAAGTCGCTAATATTCAGGCAGGAGATACGGTTGTGGTCTCTGGTGCAGCAGGCTCGGTAGGTAGCACAGCGGCACAGATTGCAAAAATTCACGGTTGCAAAGTGGTTGGGATAGCCGGTTCAGAGAAAAAAACAGCTTACTTGGAAGACGATTTGGGTTTAGATAAAGGCATTAATTATAAAACCACCGAAAATATGACTGCGGCTATAGCAGAAGCCTGTCCTGACGGCGTTGATGTGTTTTTCGATAATGTTGGTGGTGAGTTATTTGATGCGGTGTTTGCCAATATCAATAATCATGCTCGCATCGCTATCTGTGGCCAAATTGCGGATTATAATAATGCTGAGGCCGCTCAAGGGCCACGACCTATGCACACCCTTATTAAAAAGAGTGCACGTATGGAAGGGTTTGTGGTGTTTAACTATGCGGATGAGTTCGATGCGGCTAAAAAGCAGCTCGCTAAGTGGTACAATGAGGATCAATTAGAATATACAGAAACCCTGACTCAAGGCTTCGAAAATATACCCACAGCCTTTATCGGATTATTTTCTGGTGAAAATATTGGCAAACAGATGGTACAAGTGGCTGAGCTAGATTCGTAA
- the tusD gene encoding sulfurtransferase complex subunit TusD, with amino-acid sequence MTIDAQSSMTPTAHMLTPLLLITADPSHPLAALALRYASAYLAANGNGGVNVNAANQSADLTANAAALQIFFYADGAHTANRLRWQSGDQFDITKAWQQLAESYQLRLPVCVSTALSRGISDADNSQRHQLQGDNLAAGFDLVGLGELAMMLQTDCRLLQF; translated from the coding sequence ATGACTATTGATGCTCAATCCTCTATGACTCCAACAGCTCATATGCTGACCCCATTATTACTCATTACGGCTGACCCCAGCCACCCGTTAGCGGCCTTAGCGCTACGTTATGCTAGTGCTTATTTAGCGGCTAATGGTAATGGTGGTGTTAATGTTAATGCTGCAAACCAGTCAGCAGACCTAACAGCTAACGCAGCCGCCTTACAGATATTTTTTTATGCCGATGGGGCTCATACCGCCAATCGTTTACGTTGGCAATCGGGGGATCAGTTCGATATCACTAAAGCATGGCAACAATTGGCTGAGAGCTATCAATTACGCTTACCAGTATGTGTGAGTACAGCATTAAGTCGGGGTATTAGCGATGCGGATAATAGCCAACGCCATCAACTGCAGGGCGATAATCTTGCCGCAGGGTTTGACTTGGTAGGCTTAGGAGAGTTGGCAATGATGCTACAGACGGATTGCCGACTGCTGCAATTTTAA
- a CDS encoding TusE/DsrC/DsvC family sulfur relay protein, which produces MPATAVANDQDKGLALDAEGHLQDHKLWTPEIAQQLADTLDVELTPLHLRILKQVREFHNEFNHPPATRPLIKYLMQTLPEDDISNQRLQALFNTGLVARHVNRIAGLPKPPNCL; this is translated from the coding sequence TTGCCTGCTACTGCTGTAGCCAATGACCAAGACAAAGGCCTAGCATTAGATGCAGAAGGTCATCTACAAGACCATAAACTCTGGACGCCAGAGATAGCACAGCAGCTTGCAGATACGTTAGACGTCGAGTTGACTCCGCTACATTTGCGCATTTTAAAACAAGTGCGCGAGTTTCATAATGAGTTTAACCACCCACCTGCCACTCGGCCTCTGATTAAGTATCTGATGCAGACGCTACCAGAGGACGATATTAGCAATCAGCGCTTGCAGGCATTATTTAATACAGGGCTAGTAGCCCGCCATGTCAATCGTATTGCAGGTCTACCCAAACCACCCAACTGTCTATAG
- a CDS encoding tRNA (cytidine(34)-2'-O)-methyltransferase: MTIHIVLVSPKIPNNTGSIIRLCANSGAQLHLVKPLGFDLEDKKMRRAGLDYHEYADMQIHETWQAAKAALQQAHCTRMVALTTKLSHPFYEYDFSVQNAEDNVALVFGSETAGLPEDIRADIGEANWLRLPMLPESRSLNLANSVSICLYEVWRQQGFQGDKGQSTGYDNLVPFNPK; this comes from the coding sequence ATGACCATTCATATTGTATTAGTTAGCCCAAAAATACCAAATAACACGGGCAGTATTATCCGTTTATGTGCCAATTCAGGCGCGCAGTTGCATTTAGTAAAGCCTTTAGGGTTTGATTTAGAAGATAAAAAGATGCGTAGAGCAGGACTGGATTATCATGAATACGCAGATATGCAAATTCATGAGACTTGGCAAGCTGCCAAAGCCGCTTTGCAACAAGCCCACTGCACCCGAATGGTGGCTTTAACGACTAAGCTAAGCCATCCTTTTTACGAGTATGATTTTTCAGTGCAGAATGCTGAAGATAATGTGGCTTTAGTATTTGGCTCAGAGACGGCAGGCTTGCCGGAAGATATTCGCGCCGATATTGGTGAGGCCAATTGGCTGCGTTTGCCAATGCTACCTGAGTCACGCAGCTTAAATTTAGCCAATAGTGTGTCAATATGCTTATATGAAGTCTGGCGCCAGCAGGGTTTTCAAGGGGATAAAGGGCAGAGTACCGGCTATGATAATTTAGTGCCCTTTAATCCTAAATAA
- a CDS encoding entericidin A/B family lipoprotein yields MKKVIIASLAAMFVLTGCNTFKGLGQDVSSAGNAVTDGAQKVENKI; encoded by the coding sequence ATGAAAAAAGTTATCATTGCATCTTTAGCAGCTATGTTTGTTCTTACTGGTTGCAACACGTTCAAAGGTCTAGGCCAAGACGTTTCTAGCGCTGGTAATGCTGTAACTGACGGCGCACAAAAAGTTGAAAACAAAATCTAA
- the hemW gene encoding radical SAM family heme chaperone HemW produces the protein MLLSVSKIPLALYIHIPWCVKKCPYCDFNSHELGASLDNAAMYSAYVDALLADASAQVPWLQGRQISSVFIGGGTPSLLPIAEYQRLFQGLRERLPFVADCEVTMEANPGTLEHAPFAEYLEVGINRLSIGVQSFDNAQLTTLGRIHDPQQAQTAIAQARQAGFTRVNVDLMHGLPTQNTTQALYDIQQAHDAGATHISWYQLTVEPNTVFYRNAPLLPDEDALADIEEAGQELLKQLGYRRYEVSAWAGEHDRACQHNVNYWQFGDYLAIGAGAHGKISLSSEQTVAPLIDGSQIARFSKSRLPKDYLDQDKWQRTDTLEHTVDTIGSESGSSFIYPKTVGFEAITQDQLPAEFMLNALRLEGGVTWQAFVERTGLPKATIEPQVTALIAQGLLTEDSERLLTTDKGRRYLNQVLYAFL, from the coding sequence ATGTTGTTATCCGTCTCTAAAATCCCGTTAGCGCTGTATATTCATATTCCTTGGTGTGTCAAAAAATGCCCTTATTGCGACTTTAATTCGCATGAGTTGGGGGCCAGTCTCGACAATGCAGCTATGTATAGCGCTTACGTAGATGCTCTATTAGCCGATGCTAGCGCGCAAGTGCCTTGGCTACAGGGTCGCCAAATCAGCTCAGTGTTTATTGGGGGTGGTACGCCGTCACTATTGCCGATAGCCGAATACCAACGTCTTTTTCAGGGTTTACGCGAGCGGCTGCCTTTTGTGGCAGATTGTGAAGTGACGATGGAGGCGAATCCTGGCACGCTTGAGCATGCGCCTTTTGCTGAGTACTTAGAGGTGGGGATTAATCGCTTGTCGATAGGGGTGCAAAGCTTTGATAACGCACAATTGACTACTTTAGGCCGTATCCATGACCCCCAGCAAGCGCAAACTGCTATTGCTCAAGCCCGTCAAGCAGGATTTACAAGGGTCAACGTTGATTTAATGCATGGTCTGCCCACACAGAACACTACGCAAGCGTTGTACGATATCCAGCAAGCGCATGATGCTGGGGCGACGCATATCTCTTGGTATCAACTGACGGTCGAGCCCAATACCGTCTTTTATCGCAATGCGCCCTTATTACCTGACGAAGATGCCTTAGCGGATATTGAAGAGGCGGGGCAAGAGCTACTTAAGCAATTGGGCTATCGCCGCTACGAAGTCTCGGCTTGGGCAGGCGAGCATGATAGAGCGTGCCAACATAACGTCAATTATTGGCAATTTGGCGATTATCTGGCTATCGGTGCAGGGGCTCATGGCAAAATAAGCTTAAGCTCAGAGCAGACGGTAGCCCCACTCATCGATGGCTCACAAATTGCGCGGTTTAGTAAATCACGCTTGCCTAAGGATTATCTTGATCAAGATAAATGGCAGCGGACTGATACGCTAGAGCATACCGTTGATACAATAGGTAGTGAGTCTGGTAGCTCCTTTATTTATCCGAAGACGGTTGGTTTCGAAGCCATTACTCAGGATCAGTTGCCTGCAGAGTTTATGTTAAATGCGCTTAGACTTGAGGGTGGGGTGACGTGGCAAGCTTTTGTAGAGCGCACTGGACTCCCAAAAGCGACCATTGAGCCGCAAGTGACTGCGCTTATCGCTCAGGGGTTACTGACAGAGGATAGTGAGCGTTTACTCACTACCGATAAAGGCCGGCGTTATCTAAATCAAGTGCTGTATGCTTTTTTATAA
- a CDS encoding EVE domain-containing protein has translation MRYWLIKSNPKCFGIADLAELETEMWEGVRNYRASNFMRDDMQVGDQIIFYHSSAKPSGVVGIMSVATAGYPDPTQFHPESRHYDPRSTLEKPRWYAIDVKFEHAFDGILSLPKLKQMAVLEDSLLLRKGCEQLTVLPLEPKHWYAIMDAAVAEGLIEEIE, from the coding sequence ATGAGATACTGGTTAATTAAATCCAACCCTAAGTGTTTTGGTATTGCTGATTTAGCAGAGCTAGAGACGGAGATGTGGGAAGGCGTGCGCAATTATCGCGCCAGCAATTTTATGCGCGATGATATGCAAGTCGGTGATCAGATTATCTTTTATCACTCAAGTGCCAAACCCTCTGGGGTGGTGGGCATCATGAGCGTTGCTACCGCAGGCTATCCTGACCCCACGCAGTTTCACCCTGAGAGCCGCCATTATGACCCGCGCTCTACGCTAGAGAAACCCCGTTGGTATGCCATCGATGTCAAGTTTGAGCACGCTTTTGACGGCATTTTATCTTTGCCAAAACTTAAACAAATGGCAGTGTTGGAAGATTCTTTGTTATTAAGAAAAGGCTGCGAGCAGCTTACGGTCTTGCCATTAGAGCCTAAACACTGGTATGCCATTATGGATGCTGCAGTAGCAGAAGGGTTGATTGAAGAGATTGAATAG
- the gltS gene encoding sodium/glutamate symporter — protein sequence MEITLNGYYTLILATLVLLLGRFLVRNIKFLEDFNIPEPVAGGLVAAIIVYALNLMGGYSFNFQQDLQTACMLMFFASIGLSADFGRLKAGGTPLLIFTAVVGVFIVLQDVVGVGMASMLGLDPLLGLVTGSIALTGGHGTAGAWGITLEEQYGVVGATTLGIAVATYGLVAGGVIGGPVARRLINKLGLKPTPMNPNPSEVERLAAEQSLYSTKHSESEVHANKEMFEKPDNIRLITASSTIESLALFAAALAFADVMTIVAKDTWFELPTFVWALAAGVVIRNALTMIFNFDMFDRAIDVIGNASLSLFLAMALLSLKLWQLTDLAGPVLIILLVQTLVMIGYAYFVTYRLMGKDYDAAVLSAGHCGFGMGATPTAIANMQAVTDRYLPSHKAFLIVPMVGAFFVDIVNATVLQIFTKLPFM from the coding sequence ATGGAAATTACTTTAAACGGATATTACACGCTGATTCTAGCGACCCTAGTGTTGTTACTAGGGCGCTTTTTAGTGAGAAACATCAAGTTCTTAGAGGACTTCAATATCCCAGAACCTGTCGCAGGTGGTTTGGTTGCGGCCATTATCGTTTATGCTCTAAATTTAATGGGCGGTTATAGCTTTAATTTTCAGCAGGATTTGCAAACTGCTTGTATGCTAATGTTCTTTGCCTCTATCGGGCTTAGTGCTGACTTTGGTAGGCTTAAAGCGGGTGGTACGCCGCTATTGATATTCACTGCCGTAGTTGGCGTATTTATTGTCCTACAGGACGTCGTGGGCGTGGGCATGGCGAGTATGCTCGGGCTAGATCCTTTACTAGGCTTAGTCACAGGCTCTATCGCCTTGACGGGTGGTCATGGTACAGCAGGTGCTTGGGGTATCACCCTTGAAGAACAATATGGCGTAGTGGGCGCGACCACTTTGGGCATCGCGGTAGCCACTTACGGTTTGGTAGCCGGCGGCGTAATTGGGGGTCCTGTCGCACGCAGACTGATCAATAAATTGGGGCTAAAACCTACCCCTATGAATCCCAATCCTAGTGAAGTTGAAAGACTCGCCGCTGAGCAATCACTCTACAGCACTAAGCATAGCGAAAGTGAAGTCCATGCTAATAAAGAAATGTTTGAAAAACCGGATAATATTCGCCTGATTACCGCCTCTTCTACTATCGAATCTCTAGCGCTATTTGCCGCTGCATTGGCTTTTGCCGATGTCATGACTATCGTGGCTAAAGACACTTGGTTTGAATTGCCTACGTTCGTATGGGCACTAGCGGCTGGTGTGGTTATCCGTAATGCCTTAACTATGATTTTCAACTTTGATATGTTTGACCGTGCTATCGACGTCATTGGTAACGCTTCTTTAAGCTTATTCCTAGCGATGGCTTTATTATCATTGAAATTATGGCAGTTGACAGATTTAGCGGGTCCAGTACTGATTATCCTATTGGTACAGACTCTGGTTATGATCGGTTATGCTTACTTTGTGACTTATAGATTGATGGGTAAAGACTACGATGCTGCTGTTTTATCAGCGGGACACTGTGGTTTTGGTATGGGCGCGACTCCTACTGCTATTGCGAACATGCAGGCAGTAACCGATCGCTACTTACCTTCGCACAAAGCGTTCTTAATTGTGCCTATGGTTGGTGCTTTCTTTGTCGATATCGTCAATGCCACGGTACTACAGATTTTCACTAAATTGCCGTTTATGTAA
- a CDS encoding MATE family efflux transporter has translation MLTDFNFSQFTFHSRRLWVLVLPILITQFSQAALGVVDAIMAGRVSALDLAAVSIGSGIWLPLFLLATGILIATTPLIGEAVGQDNMHHVPHITQQSLWTAGVLGLLGFVVVNLMPNVLPLMGVPANIVPKASQYLHGVSFGFPAIAAYAVLRSYCEALGRPEPVTIISIIGLLADIPLNYIFIHGLFGMPELGGAGCGVATAIVLWINVLLLGSYTHFSKQKQIASTRFFYSFASPNRKQITKLLKLGVPIGVSIFFEASLFSLASLVISPLGELAVASHQVALAVTSQLFMVPMSLAMALTIMVSNRFGERNFSALRHVQTTGLIWTVLIAIVAMVMVWIFRPQLAALFTDNPIVQEQAMYLLIFALGYQLFDGWQVNVAGILRGLQDTTVPMWITLFCYWLVALPLGTYLVRYTDIGAQGFWMALVMGLLLSAILLTFRLRQQQRKIKLDYGV, from the coding sequence ATGCTCACGGATTTTAATTTCTCTCAGTTCACCTTCCACAGTCGTCGCCTTTGGGTCCTCGTCTTACCGATTTTAATCACTCAATTTAGCCAAGCGGCTCTAGGGGTGGTGGATGCCATTATGGCGGGTCGCGTATCCGCCTTAGACTTGGCTGCGGTCTCTATTGGCTCAGGGATTTGGTTGCCATTATTTTTATTGGCCACCGGCATCTTGATTGCTACTACCCCATTGATTGGTGAGGCGGTTGGGCAAGATAATATGCACCACGTGCCGCATATCACCCAGCAATCGTTATGGACGGCGGGTGTTTTAGGCCTGCTAGGCTTTGTAGTGGTCAACCTGATGCCTAATGTACTGCCATTGATGGGTGTGCCTGCTAACATCGTGCCCAAAGCCAGTCAATACTTACACGGCGTCTCTTTTGGTTTCCCGGCCATTGCGGCTTATGCGGTATTGCGCAGTTATTGTGAGGCGTTAGGCCGTCCTGAGCCGGTGACGATTATTAGTATCATCGGTCTGCTCGCTGATATCCCCCTAAACTATATTTTCATTCATGGTTTATTCGGTATGCCAGAGCTTGGCGGTGCCGGTTGTGGGGTGGCGACAGCGATTGTACTGTGGATTAACGTCTTACTACTGGGCAGCTACACCCATTTTTCTAAGCAAAAACAAATTGCTAGTACACGATTTTTCTATAGTTTTGCCAGTCCTAATCGTAAGCAAATCACTAAACTGTTAAAGCTGGGCGTACCGATTGGGGTGTCTATCTTTTTTGAAGCGAGTCTATTTAGTCTAGCCTCTTTAGTTATTAGCCCACTTGGGGAGTTGGCAGTCGCCTCGCATCAGGTCGCTCTAGCTGTGACCTCGCAACTGTTTATGGTGCCTATGTCGCTGGCTATGGCCTTGACTATCATGGTGTCCAACCGCTTTGGCGAGCGTAATTTCAGTGCGCTACGCCATGTGCAAACGACTGGGCTTATTTGGACAGTATTAATTGCTATCGTCGCTATGGTCATGGTCTGGATATTCCGTCCGCAGTTAGCCGCACTGTTTACAGACAACCCAATAGTACAAGAGCAAGCTATGTACCTGCTGATATTTGCGCTTGGTTATCAATTGTTTGATGGTTGGCAAGTCAACGTTGCGGGTATCTTACGCGGTTTGCAAGATACTACGGTACCGATGTGGATTACGTTATTTTGTTATTGGTTGGTTGCGTTACCTTTAGGCACCTATTTGGTGCGTTATACTGATATTGGCGCGCAAGGCTTCTGGATGGCGCTGGTCATGGGCTTGCTGCTATCCGCTATTCTCCTCACCTTTAGATTGCGCCAACAGCAGCGCAAAATTAAGTTGGACTATGGTGTATAA
- the accB gene encoding acetyl-CoA carboxylase biotin carboxyl carrier protein → MDIEKIRTLIALMEESELVNLEVSSGDESISLTRHYDTPVPAMMAAPASSPAVGSPDTKSATIKAGSVETAPMVGVFYSAPSPNDPPYAKVGQKVQAGDTLGIIEAMKIMNPLEATQSGVIDEILVENADVVQFGQPIVRYKA, encoded by the coding sequence ATGGACATTGAAAAGATCCGCACCTTAATTGCACTTATGGAAGAGAGCGAGCTGGTTAACCTTGAGGTAAGTAGCGGGGATGAAAGCATCAGTCTAACCCGTCATTACGACACACCAGTACCAGCAATGATGGCAGCTCCGGCCAGTAGCCCAGCTGTCGGCTCTCCCGATACTAAGTCGGCAACAATCAAAGCTGGCAGTGTTGAAACCGCCCCTATGGTTGGTGTTTTCTATTCCGCCCCCAGTCCTAATGACCCGCCTTACGCCAAGGTAGGACAAAAAGTTCAGGCTGGTGATACGCTAGGTATTATTGAAGCTATGAAAATCATGAACCCGTTAGAGGCCACTCAAAGCGGCGTCATCGATGAAATTTTGGTCGAAAATGCCGATGTGGTGCAATTTGGTCAGCCTATCGTTCGCTATAAAGCTTAA
- the accC gene encoding acetyl-CoA carboxylase biotin carboxylase subunit codes for MIKKLLIANRGEIALRIVRACKQLGIETVGVYSTADANLMHLRFVDEAVCIGKPNANQSYLDINTLLTAAEITGADAIHPGYGFLSENAEFAEQVEQAGLTFVGPHADHIRLMGNKVSAINAMKKAGVPTVPGSVGPVTLHNAEEQARDIGFPLLIKAASGGGGRGMRIVEHFDQLVGQVQAAKQEAELWFGDDTVYMERYLKNPRHVEVQVLGDGNGNAIHLYDRDCSLQRRHQKVLEEAPAPDIPDDVREPILMACVKASEDINYRGAGTFEFLYEDGQFFFIEMNTRVQVEHPVTEMITGIDVVVEQLKIAAGYGLSYRQNEIVAHGHAIECRINAEDSATFMPCPGTVDQFFTPNGSGVRFDSHLYPGYEIPSYYDSLIGKLICYGQTRQQAIAKTLQALDELIITGIKTNMALHRDVILADEDFTREAQNIHYLEDKLLKKNAPVKEKA; via the coding sequence ATGATAAAAAAACTGCTGATAGCCAATAGAGGGGAGATCGCGCTACGTATCGTGCGCGCTTGTAAGCAGCTAGGTATTGAAACCGTCGGAGTTTACTCAACGGCTGACGCCAACCTTATGCATCTACGCTTTGTCGATGAAGCAGTATGTATTGGCAAACCCAACGCCAATCAAAGCTACTTAGATATCAACACCCTACTCACTGCAGCGGAAATCACTGGCGCGGATGCTATTCATCCTGGCTATGGCTTTCTATCTGAAAACGCTGAATTCGCTGAGCAGGTTGAGCAAGCAGGATTAACCTTTGTAGGTCCCCATGCCGATCATATTCGCTTAATGGGTAATAAAGTTTCTGCCATTAACGCTATGAAAAAAGCGGGCGTGCCGACAGTGCCTGGCTCTGTAGGCCCAGTTACCCTACATAATGCTGAAGAGCAAGCGCGTGATATCGGCTTTCCGCTGTTAATTAAAGCAGCCTCTGGTGGTGGTGGTCGTGGTATGCGTATCGTTGAGCACTTTGATCAGCTCGTCGGTCAAGTGCAGGCGGCTAAGCAAGAAGCCGAGCTCTGGTTTGGGGATGATACGGTCTATATGGAGCGCTATCTTAAAAACCCTCGCCACGTCGAAGTCCAGGTATTGGGTGATGGTAATGGCAATGCGATCCACCTGTATGACCGTGATTGCTCTCTGCAGCGTCGCCATCAAAAAGTACTGGAAGAGGCCCCTGCGCCCGATATCCCAGATGATGTGCGCGAGCCTATCTTAATGGCGTGTGTTAAAGCCTCTGAAGATATCAACTATCGCGGTGCCGGTACGTTTGAGTTTCTCTATGAAGATGGGCAATTCTTCTTTATCGAAATGAACACTCGCGTCCAGGTCGAGCATCCGGTCACCGAGATGATTACCGGTATCGACGTCGTCGTTGAGCAGTTAAAAATTGCAGCGGGTTATGGGCTATCGTATCGTCAAAATGAAATCGTTGCGCATGGTCATGCTATCGAATGCCGTATCAATGCCGAAGATTCAGCGACCTTTATGCCTTGTCCAGGCACGGTAGACCAATTCTTTACCCCTAATGGTTCAGGCGTGCGCTTTGACTCACATCTCTACCCAGGCTACGAGATTCCGTCTTATTACGACTCTTTGATTGGCAAGTTAATTTGCTATGGTCAAACGCGTCAACAAGCGATTGCTAAAACCTTACAAGCGCTTGATGAGTTGATTATCACGGGTATTAAGACCAATATGGCTCTACATCGCGATGTTATCCTTGCCGATGAAGACTTTACTCGTGAGGCGCAAAACATTCATTATTTAGAAGATAAACTGCTAAAGAAGAATGCTCCGGTTAAAGAAAAAGCTTAG
- the leuA gene encoding 2-isopropylmalate synthase produces MGTTTPANSKITPKNPAFDYRKYRAFGFAPKLTDRTWPDQEITQSPIWASVDLRDGNQALIDPMTIEQKMRFFKTLVEVGFKEIEIGFPSAAQVEFDFTRKLIEEGHVPADVTLQVLVQAREHLIQRTFESLKGAKRAIVHVYNSTSRVQRDKVYGKTKEEIKQIAIDGATLVKQYAAQYPETEWVFQYSPESFSQTETDFAIEVCEAVCKVWQPQSGQGVIINLPATVEASVPNVFADQVEYFCRHLSCRKDVIVSLHTHNDRGCGLAAAELGLMAGADRIEGTLLGNGERTGNMDIMVMAMNLFSQGVDPELDFSNMSEIVQVVSECNNLPLHPRHPYVGELVFTAFSGSHQDAIKKSLDYNTQHAETADHWDVAYLPIDPAHIGRSYQDVVRINSQSGKGGVAYILQRNYGFNLPRWMQIDFSRVVQNQAEKEARELQNDEILQTFERTYLQQSDYELLDYSVNNKGGEVQFVGQVKAHGETIEIDGVGNGPLSSFIDGLAQNMGSAVHIINYAEHAISPHHLNYDESEIDTDRENKTNAAAAAYIQLTVNGKIYSGIGTCTSTVSAMLKGALSALAQAPVASGA; encoded by the coding sequence ATGGGCACAACCACTCCAGCAAATTCTAAGATTACGCCAAAAAACCCTGCTTTCGATTATCGCAAATATCGCGCCTTTGGTTTTGCCCCAAAGCTGACCGATCGCACTTGGCCCGATCAAGAAATTACTCAGTCGCCAATCTGGGCGAGTGTGGATCTGCGTGATGGTAACCAAGCCCTGATTGATCCGATGACTATCGAACAAAAAATGCGCTTTTTCAAAACGCTAGTTGAAGTAGGCTTTAAAGAAATTGAGATTGGTTTCCCGTCAGCCGCACAAGTAGAATTCGACTTTACTCGTAAGCTTATCGAAGAAGGTCATGTACCCGCCGATGTGACGCTACAAGTTTTGGTACAAGCGCGTGAGCATCTTATTCAGCGTACCTTTGAGTCTTTAAAAGGCGCCAAACGCGCTATCGTGCATGTGTATAACTCTACTAGCCGAGTACAGCGTGATAAGGTTTACGGCAAAACTAAGGAAGAAATCAAGCAAATCGCTATCGATGGCGCGACTTTAGTCAAACAGTACGCCGCGCAATATCCAGAGACAGAATGGGTATTCCAATATTCACCAGAGAGCTTTAGTCAAACTGAGACCGATTTTGCGATTGAAGTCTGTGAAGCCGTATGTAAAGTCTGGCAGCCGCAGTCTGGTCAAGGCGTAATCATCAACTTACCAGCGACGGTCGAAGCGTCTGTGCCGAATGTATTTGCCGATCAGGTCGAGTACTTCTGCCGCCATTTAAGCTGCCGTAAAGATGTCATCGTCAGCTTACATACGCACAATGACCGTGGTTGTGGGCTTGCTGCCGCTGAGCTTGGTTTAATGGCGGGTGCAGATCGTATTGAAGGTACTTTGCTGGGTAATGGTGAGCGCACAGGTAATATGGATATTATGGTCATGGCGATGAACTTATTTAGCCAAGGCGTAGATCCTGAACTCGACTTTAGCAATATGAGCGAAATCGTCCAAGTGGTGAGCGAATGTAATAACTTACCATTACATCCACGCCATCCTTATGTCGGTGAATTGGTCTTTACCGCCTTTAGTGGCTCACATCAGGATGCTATTAAGAAATCCTTGGATTACAATACCCAACACGCAGAGACTGCCGATCATTGGGACGTGGCTTACTTGCCTATCGACCCTGCGCATATCGGTCGCAGCTATCAAGATGTGGTGCGTATTAACAGCCAATCTGGTAAAGGGGGCGTTGCTTATATCTTGCAGCGCAACTATGGCTTTAACTTACCCCGTTGGATGCAAATTGACTTTAGCCGCGTTGTACAAAATCAGGCGGAAAAAGAGGCACGTGAGCTTCAAAATGACGAAATCTTACAAACCTTCGAGCGCACCTATTTACAGCAATCGGACTATGAATTGCTCGACTATAGCGTGAACAATAAAGGTGGTGAGGTGCAGTTTGTCGGTCAAGTTAAAGCGCATGGCGAAACCATCGAGATTGACGGGGTAGGTAACGGGCCTTTGTCTTCCTTCATTGATGGTTTAGCGCAAAATATGGGCAGTGCTGTGCACATTATTAACTACGCCGAACATGCGATCAGCCCGCATCACCTTAACTACGACGAGTCTGAAATAGATACGGACCGTGAAAATAAAACCAATGCTGCTGCTGCTGCCTATATTCAACTAACAGTCAATGGCAAAATTTACTCAGGTATCGGTACTTGTACCAGTACGGTTTCAGCCATGCTAAAAGGTGCCTTATCTGCACTAGCTCAGGCGCCGGTTGCATCAGGCGCTTAA